acgacgacttcggctacagctacgtctagatcagtgcatctaccagtgttgaagaataggcagacgcgcgtgATCTAGCCGTacctgtagccgaagtcgccgtttcggacacggccttagtttgATATGGCGCATTACAAAAAGGCTAATTACAAATGtctattatttaatttttattaagaACCCTGAAcattatattttaaaactttggTGACATATCAAGATCAAAAGTATGTTCttaattttgttcttatttCCGATCTCTTTGTTTTACTGTTACTAGCGTcctgggcccaagttcatatAGCTGTCAAAGGCAGAATACTGCTTGACattttttctttgctaagcaagtatTGCATGGGGCACTAGTTACTCAATGTACTCTTAATGTAactgtggctggtaacctgtttctgctaagcaagactgtcaggtgcttagcaagttgttgtgcttacacaggctttatgaaattgggtccagagcACAATGTGGATTTGTATTCTTTATAAAactttgttaaaataaatatttaattgtTGTATATTAATTCATCTGATATTCTCTGATTGATCAGTCATGTTATTCTTATACCGTTATTCAAGGCTAGAGCCGTATGAATTTTATCATGCCCTTTAATCATCATATAATTCTTTCGTATTTGATTGAAGTATGcattgccattttgttttacatttatcTTGTCATTTTTTGTCTGTGTTAAAatgtggttgtttttttcttttcttttgactTTTCTCTGCTTTAAGTCTCATTGATATTgtgatttgtttattattcaaaTTTAGCTTCTACTTACCattgtagtttttattttatttcagtatTTAAAGTCCCCTTCCTCCCAAACTCCTCAAGGAAATAGGAAATGTTTTTACTTGTAGTCATGTTGGCACAGTTTAAGTCTGTTCTTCCGGCGTTAGTAATGTTGGCAATATGCCTGTAGTACAAATAACCTTATTAACAATTAATTTAATTCCTaagtaaacacattttattaaaGAATATTTTATAAGGTACATGAAACTTTGTAGAAAGGGactaagttattattattaaatgcacCTTGTTGTGATTCTTCACTATACGTGAGTAGTTGTAATAGAAGCCCAATACTGAAGGGTGTACTTTCCATGTCTCTTGTGCttgaggcaaaaaaaaaaaccaagtctCAAActctcattttttattttgttcccacAGTGAGGGAGGTTTCTTCAAGGCAGAGTTGGTTTTTCCTGAGAACTTCCCGAACAGACCGCCCAAGATGAAGTTTCTGACTGACATGTGGCATCCAAACAGTTAGTACACAACAGtacccactttcatagagcgttttctgctaagcaggaaagcGGTCCCTGATAGTACTGTGATAAGTttattattttggctggttgtAATGTTATTCTGTCAAGTCAAATGTGCTAATGTCGGACACTGTATATATAGCAGTGCACTGACAGCACTGTTGGGTTTGGGTTTATGGAGACAAAGTGAGAGATTTCACATATCTTAGAAACGATAATTTCTACATAAAACCAAGTATTGTATCAATGAGTCCCACTTGCTAAGCACGAATTTGTCGAGTAATATTTGTCTGCTTCAGTAGGTCTATGAAACTAGCCCCTGAACCCAATTGTGTAGAGCTGATGAAACACAAAAAGTATGGCCACTTTATAGTAGTGCATTGTTTTACCCAAACCTATGGTGTCATATGTGTTCACAATTATCTCCAaatggatggtataaaaaaaaaacacattatgtaCGTGTGTCATTAGAAATGTCTGTAAATTAAATGGATTGTccgattttttaaatttctcatTTGCAGTTGCAAAGAACGGTGACGTGTGTATTTCAATTCTGCACGAGCCAGGAGATGACAAATGGGGCTACGAGACGGCATCAGAGCGCTGGCGCCCGGTACACAGCATAGAATCCATCCTCATCAGTGTAATATCAATGCTATCGAATCCCAATGACGAGTCACCGGCTAATGTTGATGCAGGGGTGAGTGCCACTTTGTATAATAGGGTTCATTAAAGTCAATTCGAGCCCTAATaggcctctcttaatattcatgcatgacgtcattgtgacgtactcatgcataaatattaagagaggcgtatttcATGGGACTGCTATCATTTGATTTCACAGCCTCCTCCCCTCTTACCGCCCCCTCCCCTCTTACTGCCCCCTCCCCTCCCAGTTCAACGCATAAAGTAGCTGTTTAGGTCATAGATCatttttattctattttctcCTTTTAGATTGTTTACAGTCTCATTGCCCAAACCTTGTTCTTTACCATACAAATTCAACTGCACCTTTAAGAATGTAGACTTTGTCAATCATGGCACTTTGTTGTGAAAGTGTCAGAAACAGTTTAATTTTGTTACCAGTTTCTCAACTTTGGTGacctggggtagatttcacaaagagttaagactagtcttatctcggtttaggatgagttactcttcctaacttaggaccagcctttagtttttaataactcttaAAGAGtcctatgactagtcctaagttaggactatctttgtgaaatagacccctttggtggatttcacaaagagttaagactagtcttatctcgagtcaggacgagttactcatcctaacttaggactacccttgtgtttttaatatcccctaggactagtcctaagttaggactagtctttactctttgtgaaatcgacccctggacactctTGGCCTGCTACTCGGGGTTAGTGTTTTGACaatctttgttatttttaccgtaTGGGTTGTGCGTTTTGACTGTATGGGTGTGTGGCCATCAGGCAtattacatattttttatgTAGGATTTGTTTCTTGCTTGTTTGTAAATTTGCTCGTACATTTTCTTCCTTTTTATTTTGAGGTTTGTctgcaatgaaataaataacataGTACTCCCATACTTAATTTTTCTGACCATGCAGAAAGAATGGCGGGAAGACTACAACGGCGCCTTCAAGAGGAACGTTCTTCAGACAGTTAAAAAAAGCCAGCAACTATTATAGTGGGTCTGTGGAAAGGATGCAGTGTGGTGAGTAGTCTCTAAACACCAAATCATATCGTTGCGTAGCTGGAAAAACGTTGTATCGCAATTAAGCAAAAATTGTTGTACAGACTTTCTCAAAAAAGCGCTGAGCAAAAATACTGTAATTTCAGCACGTACTTGTATTGTGTGTACACCCAGActgttttaaagggttttgagaccttttgtagatcaagtttttgaccatgacatgaatccctactgtGAATGatgatgtatgtaatataattcacctgtagaagttcagcttcattagtcgtcaagttttggaagaaaaaaaagagtgaaaatcacagagcagtgttttcaggagagttgcgtaaatacattgtacatgcttaaataatgtttgtctcactGAAACGAAACTTATTTTtctgacattgttttacacatttctcaaaaactacagcacctcaggaagtaatactttaaagggaagcttaCTACCatcagtttaatgtaaatctgttgtgttttgtgtcgtacaaaaagtacccaaaccctttatgCAAGAAACAATGTTCTGATTGTTTCAAACATGCATAGAATAAATGTGCCATTTTTAGGagataccaaactttttgcactGACATCGATATTAATCCTCAATTCCAAGatgataacaataaaaagtaaaatatacaaaagaaaacagaaattCAAACAACTTACATTTACTTACGATTTACTTTCACTCCCTCTTCCAGTAGATTTGAGCAGTGCTGtattttaattatgtttttttccttAACTATATTTAAGTGTCAACAATTtctgtctgtgtttttttttcttcagatttcaGAGAGACACTTTTTCTTTGGATGTTTGATCAGAGCAACAACGTTACATCCAAGGAAGTCGTTCttgaaaacagaaaagaaacttGTTCAagatttgaaaaacattttatgCAAAGTGAGCGAAAGAAAGAAACATACAGACTCACACACGACTCGATCAGGATTTGTCTCGATCGACGAACCAGAGGTGACAACTCTTTGTTTGTCTCATGTTGAtaaaaggaagaagaaaaataaaaaaactgatgttatattaaaaaaaaaaaaaaaaaaaaaaaatgcaagatgGAGAGTCTTCAAAATCATGTCTGAGATGTTTTGTGCGGTAAGTGGTCTTGAGAGTAGTCGGCGCCAGAGAGATCGTCGCTCCAGAGAGGAACGGCGGTGTTGTAAATATTAGCAGGATGCCCAGGAGGTTTTGGCAAGATTCAGGAAGCTTTGGCAAAATGCCAGGAGGCTACGCTGTCATCGATGTCATCGTCGTAAATCAAGCAAATCCAAAAAGATGGCCAGGCCAGATCAATGTGAAGTCGACAAGAGCTCTCCAATTTTGTTCGCACTGATGTCAAGGTTGGAAAATTTGCCGTCAAAAGAGCAGAAATAATATGCGTGTCTAAGGTGATGTGTGTGCGTTTGAGTAACAGCGGAGAGAAATGCAATCACGAGTACAAGGTGGTTTCTCTTCTTAACAGTTTAGAGGGGAGGGGGTTTTGGGTAGAagccagggcctaatttcataaagctgtttatcagagaatactgcttagcaaattgatATGCTAACCAAAAATGGGTGGGGCAACAATGAAAACTTTAtggacttttggctggtaaccagtttctgctaagcaatatttgtctgtgcttagcaagtttgttatgcttgcaggctttataaaattggtcccaggacctgatttcataaaactgtgCAGGAAACCAGTTTTGAGTGTTGTATATTAGGTACTTTTAAAGTTTCGATATTGATTATTCTGAAAGGCCCCATAGGGTTAACTCACTTCTTAAGGCTGGTTTATAGTCAGTCACGCGATGGTCatgcgatggaaatcttgacgcgcgatcctaaaaacacagtttatagttATCCCTGAGGGgcgatgttttttttatgatcgcCCTCAAGATTTCTATCACGCGACCATCCCGACAAACTGGCCTTTAGTAGCAGCAAATCAGAggagcccaattttatggctctgcttaccctgGTATTCTGCGCTTTCAGCCCATAGAATTGTGCGCTGTACAGGCACTGTAATTCCATAATTCCATGGTATGCACtatgcagagccatgaaattgaaccCAGATTGTAGGGAAAACACTTGCAACAGCATTGCACAgttcaatttttgcttagatCCTTtgctgtgttttgaatttacgtttccattgtttgacatcGGCCAGGGTTACACTAGATCTGTCGTGCCTGgaatattttcattttgcaaagggcacttccactagCCTTTTTTTAGAAATGGTGGATACTATCGATGTGCACTCAGTGGTTTGGGTGTGTATACAGACAATTAACTCAAACCAAATGTCATAGTATTTTGTCAACCATAAtaaaaaattcctttttttgGAAGATCTTTGTGAAGCTTTTGAAATGACAATGGAGACCGTTCCTTCATGTAAATGCAGCCAATTCCACATGTTGATCTTGGCATCataaatttctgaaaaacgtttTTTCAAAGATTAACACATTTTAAATTGCGGACATGACCTAGAAGCAACCGGATTTAAAGTGGCATAGAACGCAAACGATGTTATTATGTAAGTTGAGAAAAAGGCAAGGAGAATTTCCGATCAATAAATAGATATTGTGTACAAACTGTTTTGAATTGGGTTGGTTCGAGAACTTAGGCCGAATCTGAATTGGCGGCTAtggctgcggctgttgctaagggtgttgctaaggacgtcctatacctcaacatACGGTGaggcggaaatctagccgtagccgtagctgtagccgctaattcggacacggccttagaatGCATGTTGACATAGTGTGCCTATTGGCTGTGGAATCTCAGGAACTTAAAGAAAATTCACAGTAAAacccggtttatacttcctgcgaatgcaaatgcgaagcaaatttttacatcacatggctgttttcgcatcAAATATTTCGCAGGAGTAGgaacagttcaactgttgcgaattataCATTACGAATtggtgacgtcacaatttgtatcacatttgcatatgcagggAGTACGAACCAGGCTTAAGAGACGGCATTTAACTGCTTCTATATAAAGTGTACATTATTACAGGAGACCACTCCGACAAGATAACATGGTGTAAATAAATAGCATTTGGATCCCCCCTTTCggattaattaatattttgtttaattccaAATGTTTACGTTGTCTTTTAGAATTGATTTATACAACCAGTCTTGCTTGTCAGCAGGTCACTAGTTAGAGTGCATGGGCCTTGTCAcctgaggcaacttttacatgcttcaggaccactttggtagcacatgagtcatttttcaaacaatgtctcaCAATCCCCCAAAAtagtatgtgaacattcaaatgtgaatggattctcttgttggggattgcctggaactggttgcctgtaaattgtctCGTGTGACAAGACCCATGAGTCATCTTTGTTTGATGCGCAGAGTTCCACACTTTCTCAAAAcagtcctttaaaaaaaagctaCATCAGTATAAAAAGCTTGCGAACTTGTACATGTTCAAAAGATTTTGGTTGCACAATGGCTTCCAAATAATATGTAATAAACAAATTCATCCGTTTAACGTTGTGTACTTTGTACACTCCGCTACATACACACAACTAGTATAGACTATGTGACGCATGACAGCACATGTTGACAAAGGCCAATCTGGGTCAAAGGTTGGCTGGCAGAAAGGTTGCACAGGGTCCAGAGaggaaattataataataacactcG
Above is a genomic segment from Asterias amurensis chromosome 6, ASM3211899v1 containing:
- the LOC139938991 gene encoding ubiquitin-conjugating enzyme E2 G1-like, whose product is MVFAHAFSALRRDGHFSFLVFSGYFVLHFHLLTMATTAAAMLLKKQLKEFESKGGTDGFSAGLSDDDNLFRWEVIVYGPSETFFEGGFFKAELVFPENFPNRPPKMKFLTDMWHPNIAKNGDVCISILHEPGDDKWGYETASERWRPVHSIESILISVISMLSNPNDESPANVDAGKEWREDYNGAFKRNVLQTVKKSQQLL